The following proteins are encoded in a genomic region of Candidatus Methylospira mobilis:
- the fdhF gene encoding formate dehydrogenase subunit alpha — translation MTLQHEKDYGTPASASEKKVSLEIDGFNVTVPEGTSVMRAASSIGIDIPRLCATDSLNPFGSCRLCVVQVQGGRGYPASCTTPVYEGMKVVTQNDKLAQVRRGIMELYISDHPLDCLTCSANGNCELQTMAGTVGLRDVRYGYEGRNHLKSDKDRSNPYFTFDPSKCIVCSRCVRACEETQGTFALTIDGRGFDSAISPGQHQDFMDSECVSCGACVQACPTATLMENSVIEHGQADHSIITTCAYCGVGCSFRAEMQGAKLVRMVPDKNGQANHGHSCVKGRFAFGYATHPDRITTPMIRKSISDPWQKVSWEEAINYAASEFKRIQAKYGKDSVGGLTSSRCTNEEAYLVQKLIRAAFGNNNVDTCARVCHSPTGYGLSVTYGTSAGTQTFDSVMQSDAIMVIGVNPTDGHPVFGSLMKKRLRQGAKLIVVDPRDTDLVKSAHIKADYHLKLKPGTNVAIVNALAHVIVTEGLVKEQFVAERCDQESWAKWKAFVSEQRNSPEASESVTGVPAETVREAARLYATVPNGAIYYGLGVTEHSQGSTMVIGIANLAMATGNIGREGVGVNPLRGQNNVQGSCDMGSFPHELPGYRHISDTATRSLFESAWGVKLDPEPGLRIPNMFGAALDGSFKGLYCEGEDIAQSDPDTQHVMAALKSMECVVVQDIFLNETAKFAHVFLPGASFLEKTGTFTNAERRISPVRRVMPPLAGYEDWEVTQLLSNALGYPMNYANTSEVMDEIASLVPTFKGVSFKKIDEKGSIQWPCNDATPEGTPTMHVQGFVRGKGRFMLTEFVPTQERVSSKYPLILTTGRILSQYNVGAQTRRTANTAWHSEDRLEIHPHDAEDRGINDGDWVGIKSRAGETVLHALVSERVQPGVVYTTFHFPESGANVITTDNSDWATNCPEYKVTAVQVTKVNAPSEWQKGFQEFSEQQLSFLENATTG, via the coding sequence ATGACACTACAACACGAAAAAGACTACGGTACGCCGGCGAGCGCATCCGAAAAAAAGGTGAGCCTGGAAATCGACGGCTTCAACGTGACCGTCCCGGAAGGGACTTCGGTCATGCGAGCGGCGTCCAGTATCGGTATTGATATCCCCAGGCTTTGCGCGACCGACAGTCTGAATCCGTTCGGGTCATGCCGTTTGTGCGTCGTCCAGGTTCAGGGCGGGCGCGGTTATCCGGCTTCCTGCACCACGCCGGTTTACGAAGGCATGAAGGTCGTGACCCAGAACGACAAGCTGGCCCAGGTTCGCCGCGGCATCATGGAACTCTATATTTCCGATCATCCGCTGGATTGTCTGACATGCTCCGCCAATGGCAATTGCGAATTGCAGACCATGGCGGGTACGGTAGGCTTGCGCGATGTGCGTTACGGCTACGAAGGCAGGAATCACCTGAAGTCCGATAAGGATCGCAGTAATCCTTATTTCACCTTCGACCCGAGCAAGTGCATCGTTTGTTCGCGTTGCGTGCGCGCCTGCGAAGAAACGCAGGGTACCTTCGCGCTGACCATAGACGGACGCGGCTTCGATTCGGCGATTTCACCCGGGCAGCATCAGGATTTCATGGATTCTGAATGCGTGTCGTGCGGCGCTTGCGTACAGGCCTGCCCGACAGCGACCCTGATGGAAAACAGCGTGATTGAACATGGGCAGGCCGACCACAGCATCATAACCACCTGCGCCTATTGCGGCGTCGGTTGCTCGTTCCGCGCGGAAATGCAGGGCGCGAAACTGGTGCGCATGGTCCCCGATAAGAACGGCCAGGCCAATCACGGTCATTCCTGCGTAAAGGGACGTTTTGCATTCGGCTACGCGACCCACCCGGATCGCATCACCACGCCGATGATACGCAAGTCCATCAGCGACCCATGGCAGAAAGTGAGCTGGGAAGAAGCCATCAATTATGCCGCTTCCGAATTTAAACGCATCCAGGCCAAATACGGCAAGGATTCAGTCGGCGGCCTGACTTCCAGCCGCTGCACCAACGAAGAAGCCTATCTGGTGCAGAAGCTGATACGCGCGGCGTTCGGCAACAATAATGTCGATACCTGCGCGCGCGTTTGCCACTCTCCGACCGGTTACGGATTGAGCGTGACTTACGGCACGTCGGCAGGAACGCAGACCTTCGATTCGGTGATGCAATCCGATGCGATTATGGTGATCGGTGTGAATCCTACCGACGGCCATCCTGTATTCGGCTCGCTGATGAAGAAGCGTTTGCGACAGGGCGCCAAACTGATCGTCGTGGACCCTCGCGATACGGATCTGGTCAAATCGGCGCATATCAAGGCGGACTATCATCTTAAACTCAAGCCCGGCACCAACGTGGCGATAGTGAATGCATTGGCTCATGTGATTGTGACCGAGGGCTTGGTAAAGGAACAGTTTGTAGCCGAGCGTTGCGATCAGGAGTCATGGGCGAAGTGGAAGGCATTTGTTTCCGAGCAGCGTAATTCTCCGGAAGCCAGCGAGTCCGTTACCGGCGTACCAGCGGAGACAGTGCGCGAGGCGGCGCGTTTATACGCCACCGTGCCGAATGGCGCGATTTACTACGGACTGGGCGTGACCGAGCATAGCCAGGGTTCGACCATGGTTATCGGCATCGCCAACCTGGCGATGGCTACCGGGAATATAGGCCGCGAAGGCGTGGGCGTAAATCCGTTGCGCGGTCAAAACAATGTGCAGGGTTCGTGCGATATGGGCTCCTTTCCGCATGAGTTGCCGGGTTATCGCCATATATCCGATACCGCTACGCGCAGCCTGTTTGAAAGCGCCTGGGGTGTTAAGCTGGACCCAGAGCCGGGTTTGCGTATTCCGAACATGTTCGGCGCCGCGCTGGATGGCAGTTTCAAGGGCTTGTATTGCGAAGGAGAGGATATCGCGCAATCCGATCCGGATACCCAGCATGTCATGGCGGCATTGAAATCGATGGAATGTGTCGTGGTTCAGGATATTTTTCTGAACGAAACTGCGAAATTTGCCCATGTTTTCCTGCCGGGCGCATCCTTTTTGGAGAAGACCGGAACGTTCACCAATGCGGAACGCCGTATTTCTCCGGTGCGCAGGGTAATGCCGCCATTGGCCGGCTATGAGGACTGGGAGGTGACTCAATTGCTGTCCAACGCGCTGGGATATCCGATGAACTACGCCAACACCTCTGAAGTCATGGATGAAATTGCCAGTCTGGTCCCGACCTTCAAAGGCGTCAGTTTCAAGAAGATCGACGAAAAGGGCAGCATACAATGGCCTTGTAATGACGCTACGCCTGAGGGGACGCCAACCATGCATGTGCAGGGGTTTGTGCGCGGCAAGGGGCGCTTCATGCTGACCGAGTTCGTACCGACGCAGGAGCGAGTCAGCAGCAAGTATCCGCTCATATTGACTACCGGACGCATTCTTTCTCAGTACAACGTCGGCGCGCAGACGCGCCGTACTGCAAATACGGCCTGGCATTCCGAGGATCGTCTGGAAATTCATCCGCACGATGCCGAGGATCGTGGTATCAACGATGGCGACTGGGTAGGCATCAAAAGCCGGGCGGGAGAGACTGTATTGCATGCCTTGGTGAGCGAGCGCGTGCAGCCGGGTGTGGTATACACCACGTTCCATTTTCCCGAGTCGGGCGCCAATGTTATTACCACCGATAATTCGGACTGGGCAACCAACTGCCCGGAGTATAAGGTAACGGCGGTACAGGTAACGAAAGTTAATGCGCCTTCCGAATGGCAGAAGGGCTTTCAAGAGTTTAGCGAGCAACAATTGTCGTTCCTGGAGAACGCGACGACCGGTTAG
- a CDS encoding formate dehydrogenase beta subunit produces the protein MTTTIYVPFDSSALSLGAEKVAKAIESEAQARGQDIKLVRNGSRGLFWLEPLVEVVTPQGRMAYGPVSTADVAGLFDAAFLRGGAHDLARGLTDEIPYLKNQERLTNARVGITDPVSLEDFLAHDGYRGLKNALALSPAEIVKQVTDSGLRGRGGAAFPTGIKWNTVLNAESNQKYVVCNADEGDSGTFSDRMIMEGDPFVLIEGMTIAGLAVGATQGYIYLRVEYPHAAKNLNAAIAAAYAAGYLGKDICGSGKSFGLEVRIGAGAYVCGEETALMESIEGKRGLVRFKPPLPAIQGLFGKPTVINNVISLASVPIILDKGGDYYRDFGMGRSRGTLPIQLAGNIKRAGLIEKAFGITLRELLYDYGGGSASGRPIRAVQVGGPLGSFMPESQFDTPLDYEAFAAIWAVLGHGGVVVFDDTVDMAQMARYALEFCAEESCGKCTPCRIGSTRGVEVMDHIIAGENTDQTVALLRDLSDTMLNASLCALGGMTPYPVLSSLNHFPEDFGVVGGEKSK, from the coding sequence ATGACGACAACCATTTATGTACCGTTTGATTCCAGTGCGCTGTCGCTGGGTGCGGAGAAAGTAGCAAAGGCGATTGAGAGCGAAGCGCAGGCGCGCGGTCAAGACATCAAACTGGTGCGCAACGGCTCGCGCGGCCTGTTTTGGCTGGAGCCTTTGGTTGAGGTGGTGACGCCTCAGGGCCGTATGGCTTATGGCCCGGTCAGCACCGCCGATGTCGCCGGTCTTTTCGATGCCGCTTTCCTACGCGGCGGCGCGCATGATTTGGCTCGCGGCCTGACTGATGAAATCCCTTATCTGAAAAACCAGGAGCGTTTGACCAACGCTCGCGTCGGAATTACCGATCCGGTCAGTCTGGAGGATTTTCTGGCGCATGACGGCTATCGCGGACTGAAAAATGCACTGGCGTTGTCTCCGGCGGAGATCGTCAAGCAGGTGACCGATTCCGGATTGCGTGGAAGAGGCGGCGCGGCATTTCCGACCGGCATCAAGTGGAACACCGTGCTCAATGCCGAGTCTAATCAGAAGTACGTGGTTTGCAACGCCGACGAAGGCGATTCCGGGACATTTTCCGATCGCATGATCATGGAGGGCGATCCCTTTGTATTGATCGAAGGCATGACCATCGCCGGGCTGGCGGTTGGTGCGACCCAGGGTTATATTTATTTGCGCGTCGAATATCCGCATGCCGCTAAAAACCTGAATGCAGCCATTGCCGCTGCCTATGCCGCCGGTTATTTGGGTAAGGACATTTGCGGCAGCGGTAAGTCGTTCGGCCTCGAAGTGCGCATAGGCGCGGGCGCTTATGTTTGCGGTGAAGAAACCGCTCTGATGGAAAGTATAGAGGGTAAACGCGGACTGGTGCGTTTCAAGCCGCCGTTGCCCGCCATCCAGGGGCTCTTCGGCAAGCCGACAGTTATCAACAATGTTATTTCGCTGGCGTCGGTACCTATTATTCTGGATAAGGGCGGCGATTATTACCGCGATTTCGGCATGGGCCGTTCGCGCGGAACCCTGCCGATACAACTGGCCGGCAATATCAAGCGAGCCGGTTTGATCGAGAAGGCATTTGGCATTACCTTGCGCGAGCTGCTGTACGATTACGGCGGCGGTTCGGCATCCGGGCGTCCGATCCGCGCGGTGCAGGTGGGTGGACCATTGGGTTCATTCATGCCGGAATCGCAGTTCGATACGCCGCTGGATTACGAGGCTTTCGCAGCGATCTGGGCGGTGCTCGGGCATGGCGGGGTTGTCGTGTTCGACGATACGGTTGATATGGCGCAGATGGCTCGTTACGCACTGGAGTTCTGCGCGGAAGAGTCTTGCGGTAAATGCACGCCTTGCCGTATTGGCTCCACACGCGGCGTCGAGGTGATGGATCATATTATTGCAGGCGAAAACACGGATCAGACGGTCGCGTTGCTGCGCGATCTGAGCGACACGATGCTGAATGCTTCCCTTTGCGCGCTGGGAGGCATGACTCCCTATCCGGTTTTGAGTTCGCTGAACCATTTCCCGGAAGATTTTGGGGTAGTTGGCGGCGAAAAATCGAAGTAA
- a CDS encoding formate dehydrogenase subunit gamma: MNHLDWDKSTVSAVIDGLKDKPGALLPILHGIQDALGYIPSESVPLIAKALNLSRAEVHGVITFYHYFRETPPGKHTLHICRAESCQSMGGVALQSHAKAELGIDFHETTADGAISLEPVYCLGNCACSPAIAIDGEVYGRVSAARFDEIVADVRTQA, translated from the coding sequence ATGAATCACCTGGACTGGGACAAGAGTACGGTTTCAGCCGTTATTGACGGTTTGAAGGACAAGCCTGGCGCGTTGTTGCCGATATTGCACGGTATACAGGACGCTCTGGGATATATTCCATCCGAGAGCGTGCCGTTGATTGCGAAAGCGCTCAATTTGTCCCGTGCGGAAGTCCACGGCGTCATTACCTTCTATCACTATTTCAGGGAAACGCCGCCGGGCAAGCATACGCTGCATATCTGCCGTGCCGAATCCTGCCAGTCCATGGGCGGCGTCGCGTTGCAGTCACACGCGAAAGCGGAGCTGGGTATCGATTTTCATGAAACTACGGCAGATGGCGCTATCAGTCTGGAGCCGGTTTATTGTCTGGGTAATTGCGCCTGTTCGCCGGCGATTGCGATTGACGGCGAGGTTTATGGCCGTGTAAGCGCGGCGCGGTTTGACGAAATAGTCGCTGACGTGAGGACGCAGGCATGA
- a CDS encoding ATP-binding protein, which translates to MHLKIWHKLFIVFVLLALVVLGLTAGLMHWSFRQGFLDYLNDMERTHLTGMARRVAQAYDPDSGWGNLVDNPGAWLRILRPGSGRPPPGPDGFPPPPAPFSERDVPPPDTLRIGPRIGLFDANRRFVAGNPEALTNIKKMEPVQYAEMTVGYLGIMPMIEITDRVDLRFVERQNQAWFLIVALVLTLALLAALVVARNRTRFFRKMAEIARQLADGYYDMRIPVTTGDELGELATDFNALADALSKSRDARQRWFADISHELRTPLTILYGELQALEDGVRPFDESTLLSLVAEVQRLRKLVDDLYQLALTDQGALNYRKYTVNVVELVQDVADSFSVRLARQQLTLEVESPAKAIEVSADADRLAQLFVNLMENSARYTDAQGLIQISIECDGRQALIIVQDSAPGVPDEALPRLFERLYRVEASRSRDHGGSGLGLAICQNITEAHGGSIAVSASALGGLKVEVRLPVLASTQTFFGAVHDF; encoded by the coding sequence ATCTGGCATAAATTATTTATTGTCTTTGTATTGCTCGCACTAGTGGTGCTGGGATTGACTGCCGGCTTGATGCACTGGAGTTTTCGACAGGGTTTTTTGGATTATCTCAATGACATGGAGCGTACGCACTTAACTGGGATGGCCAGGCGCGTTGCGCAAGCCTACGATCCGGACAGCGGCTGGGGCAACCTGGTTGATAACCCTGGAGCCTGGTTACGGATTTTGCGTCCAGGGTCTGGGCGGCCGCCGCCCGGACCTGACGGGTTTCCGCCGCCTCCAGCGCCATTTTCAGAGAGAGACGTTCCTCCTCCCGATACACTTAGAATTGGGCCGCGCATCGGTTTGTTTGATGCAAATCGCCGTTTTGTAGCCGGTAATCCGGAAGCTTTGACTAATATTAAAAAGATGGAACCCGTTCAATATGCGGAGATGACTGTGGGTTATCTTGGCATCATGCCCATGATCGAAATCACGGATCGTGTCGATCTGCGTTTTGTAGAACGCCAAAATCAGGCCTGGTTTTTGATAGTCGCTCTGGTGTTGACATTGGCCTTGCTGGCCGCACTGGTCGTTGCTCGCAACCGTACCCGTTTTTTTAGAAAAATGGCGGAAATTGCCAGGCAGCTTGCTGATGGCTACTACGATATGCGAATTCCGGTAACAACCGGGGATGAATTGGGTGAGCTGGCCACGGACTTCAACGCGCTTGCTGATGCGTTGAGTAAAAGCCGCGATGCGCGGCAGCGCTGGTTTGCGGATATTTCTCATGAGTTACGCACGCCGTTGACAATTCTGTACGGAGAATTACAGGCTCTGGAAGATGGGGTGAGGCCTTTCGACGAATCGACGCTCTTGTCTTTGGTGGCAGAGGTACAACGGCTGAGAAAGCTCGTTGACGACCTTTATCAGCTGGCCTTGACGGATCAGGGGGCGCTTAACTATCGAAAATATACCGTCAATGTGGTTGAGCTGGTACAGGATGTGGCCGATTCATTTAGCGTGCGTCTTGCCCGACAGCAGCTCACGCTGGAGGTGGAGTCGCCTGCGAAGGCAATAGAGGTGTCGGCGGATGCGGATCGTCTGGCGCAACTATTCGTTAACCTGATGGAAAATAGTGCGCGCTATACCGATGCGCAGGGTTTGATTCAGATTAGTATTGAGTGCGACGGCCGTCAGGCTCTGATTATTGTACAGGATTCGGCTCCCGGTGTTCCCGATGAGGCGCTGCCGCGCCTGTTCGAGCGTTTGTACCGTGTTGAAGCTTCGCGTAGTCGAGATCATGGTGGTTCCGGGCTGGGGCTTGCCATTTGCCAGAACATCACGGAGGCGCATGGCGGCAGCATCGCGGTAAGCGCATCGGCCTTGGGCGGCCTGAAAGTGGAAGTGCGTTTGCCCGTTCTTGCTTCTACTCAAACATTCTTTGGGGCTGTTCATGATTTTTGA